TCTAGCACCACTTCTACAAACTATAGCAATAGGTTTTTCACTTGATACTTTTTTAACTTCCTCAACAAAATTTTCGTTCAAACTGCCATTTTCATTATATAAGCTAATCCCTATAGCTTCTTTTATCATTCCAGTTTGCTCCCATTCGCTAGGTTTTCTTACATCAATAACTTGATAATTTTTTAAAATTTCAGCATTAATATTAACATTTTTAACTTCTGCTAAGGCAAAACTAGCACAAAGTGCTAAAGATAAAAATATTTTTTTCATAATCAACCTTCCTTTTTTGTAGCTTCATAGCCTTGTGATAAAAGTGCTACCATACCACCATCAAGATTGGTACATTCTATACCTAGGGCATCTTCTATCATTATAGCAGTATGCTTACTTCTTGATCCTGTAGCACATACAAAGGCTATATTTTTGTTTTTATAATCTATTTTTGTTTGAAATTCTTGTATGAAATTTTCATTCATAAAGCCATTATCATCACAAAGTGCTATAAGTTCTGCTTCTTTTATAACTCCACTTCTCCATTCACTTGGAGTTCTTACATCTATAATGCAAAAATCATGTAAAATATCTTTAGAAATAGCTATATTTTTCATTTTTCTAAAGCCTTAGAAACGATTTTATTTAAAGCATTGTTAAATTCACTAGGATTATCTATACCCATTCCCTCACTAAGTTTAGCCATGTTTAAAAGAATATGTGCCATCTCAGTAGTAAGATTATCATTGTCTTTTAAAGCTTTTAAAATTTCATGGTTAGGATTGATTTCAAGTATAGGTTTAACTTGTTGTTCTTGCCCCATTTGTTTAAGAATTTGTTGCATAGCAAAATCAGGTTTATTCTGATCATAAACGATACAGCTTGGACTATTTGAAAGTCTTTGGCTAAGTTTTACCTCTTCAACTTCATCTTTTAAAACTTCTTTTATTTTGATGAGTAAGCTTGCAAATTCAGCCTTTTGTTCTTCGCTAGTTTCTTCGCTTGCTAGATGATTAATCGCACTAAATTTTAAGCCTTCAAATTCATTCATCATAGGCATAACTATAGTATCAATTTCCTCATCAAGCAATAAAACATTGATATTTTTTTGTTTATAACTTTCAAGAAGTGGTGAATTTCTTAAGAGTTTTTCATTTTTGCCACTAATATAAAAAATTTCATTTTGGTCTTTGGCTAAGTTTTGTTTATATTCTTCAAGATCAATTAATTCTTCTTTATTTGAGTTTTTAAAATATAAAAGCTTAGCTATAGCGTCTTTATTTTCACCAAAACCATATAAACCTTCTTTTAAAACTTTTCCAAAATTTTCATGGAATTTAAGATAATTTTCTTTATCTTTTTCTTTAAATTTTTTAAGTTCAGCTAGGATTTTTTTAACACTTGCTTCTTGAACGCTTTTTAAAATTTTATTTTCTTGCAAAATTTCACGACTTACATTTAAAGGTAAATCTTCTACATCTATAATACCTCTTACAAATCTTAAATAAGTCGGGAGCAATTCTTTATCATCATCACTTATAAAAACTCTTTTTACATAAAGTTTTAAACCACTTTTGTAATCTACTCTATATAAATCAAATGGAGCTTGTGCAGGTATAAAAAATAAAGAATTGTATTCTATAGAACCTTCTGCTTTTGTATGGATATAAAGCATAGGTTTATTTGAATCATGGAAATTTTGCTCATAAAATCTTTCATAATCATCAGCTTTTAAGCTTGCTTTGTTTTGTCTCCATAAAGCACTTGCTGTGTTAATTTGAGTGTTTTTTAATTCTTTTTTAGGTTCTTTTTCACCTTCTTCTAGTGGTAAATACTCTTCTTTTTCCATAAAAATAGGAAATTGTATATGATTTGAGTATTTTTCAACTATACTTTCAATGCGGTATGAATTTAAAAATTCTTCATCTTTTAAGTGCAAGGTTATGCAAGTGCCTTGTTCATCTTTGTTTGCCTCTTCTATTTCATAACCATTTGCATCAGAAATCCAAAGATAAGCTTTATCATCTAGTGCTTTTTTGCTTAAAACTTCTATTTTATCAGCTACCATAAAAGCTGAATAAAAACCAACTCCAAATTGCCCTATAAGTTGAGAGTCTTTTTTAGCATCACCACTTAAATTTTCTAAAAAGCTTTTTGTTCCACTTTTTGCTATAGTTCCAAGATTGTTTATCAAATCTTCTTTATTCATCCCTATACCGTTGTCGCTTATAGTTAGGGTTTTTGCTTCTTGATTGAAGTTGATTTGAATTTTTGGTTCAAATTTTAAATTTTTATAAGCATCATCACTTACGCTTAAATAACTAAGTTTATCAAGTGCGTCACTTGCATTAGAAATAAGCTCTCTTAAAAATATTTCTTTGTTAGAATACAAAGAATGTATCATTAATTGTAAAAGTTGATTTACTTCTGTTTGAAATTGCATTTTATATCTCCTTTATTTAAAAATTAAAAATCCAAGCCACACTGCCAAAAGGCAAAGGGCAATATTTGAAATTACATTGATGAAAAAATGAAAATAATCACCACTTTGCAAAAATAGCAAATTTTCATAAGAAAAAGTTGAAAAAGTTGTAAAAGCACTTAAAAATCCAGTGCTAATTATACTTTTACTAAGTAAATTAACGCCTTTTGAGTTAGCATAAGAAAAAAATAAACCCATTAAGAACGAACCTATGATGTTAACTATCAAAGTTCCATAAGGAAAATCATGTGGAATGATTTTATTAAAAAAATTACTAGTTAATACCCTAGTAATTGCACCCAAAAAACCTCCAAAGCCTATAGCTAGTATAGTTATCAAGCTTGTAACCTTTCTTTATCAAGTATTTCTTGCATTTTTTTTCTAGTTTGCTCAAGCCAGTCTTCTTTGCTTGTATCAACAAGATCAAGAAAAATGATTTTTAAAATTCCGCTATTTGCACTAAAGCGTTGTGTGTCTAAAATTTTAGCAGAATCCACAATAACCACAGGTTGAACATTTAAATTTAATTTTTCACTAAGTATTTTAGCTCCAATTTTAAATTTTAAAAGTTTTTGTGTTTTTGATCTTGTCCCTTCTGGAAAAATTGCTAAAATTCTGTTTTCTTTTAGTCTTTCTTTGGCTTCTTTTAAGAGTTTTACTAGGCCTTTTGGGCTTCTATCTATGCATATAATTTTAGGTTTTTTTATCAATGTTTTAAAAACAGGAAGCTCGCCTAATTCTTTTTTTGCTATCCATGAAATATTTTTTGGACATAAATCTTCTAAAGCAACTATATCTAGCAAACTTTGGTGATTAATTAAAAGCAAATTTGTTTTTGAATTTAATGTGCCTTGGGTTTGAATTTTATAGTTAATAATATATTTTTGTAATTTCGCCCACGATTTTCTTAGTTTCCAAATTTTATCTTGAGATTGTATTAAAAGAAAAGCTATACATAAAAATATAATAGAAAAAATAAATTCTATCCAAAAAATTAAAGCTTTAAATCTTTGATAAATCTTCACTTTTAACCCAGCCTATTTTGCCATTATTAAATAAAATTTTTTTATAATCATCTCTTGAATCTAAAACCTCTACTTCTTGTTGATATTTTCCAGAATAAAAATGTGTTGAATTTAAAGTTGGTAAAATTTGAACTTTACTTTCAGCTTTTAAAATAGCTTTATAAATGTTATTTTGTGCTAAGAAACTTGCCATTAAAGTTAAAATAGCCAAACCAAATGCTATGTAACTTTTTTTCAAAACAAACCACAAAGCAAAAAGTGCGCATAAACTCCATAAAAACACTTGTTTATAAAAATAAAAATCATTTGTTTTTGGGTTTAAATCACTTTGTGTGCTAATGCTATCTTCTTTTAATTCTATTTTTAATGAAAAATCTTTTAATTCTTTTTTTGATTTATCAAAATATGAAAAATCAAAGCGTGTTTTGCTTTTATCCAAAATGGCATAATAAAACCCACTTTGCTTTTCAAAATTTCCCTTTATAGCTTCAACACCTTGTTTTTCTATGCCTTTGATATTAAAGCTGGCTAGATTAGTATCTTCGCCTAGAAGCTCTATAAATAAAATCATATTATTATTATCAAAATGGCTTGCTTTAACTTGCTTTACTTCTAAATTAGAAGCTACTATGTGTGAATATTTACTTAAAGGGGCATTTATTTTTTCAAAAATTATTGGTTTTACAATTAAAGCAGAACTTTGAAAAATATGATCATTTCTGCTTAAAGAAACTATAATTTTATTTAAAGTTGCATTAATACTTTTTGCTTCAAACCAAAGTTTTGTGTAATAAGAGTTAGCTTTTTGCTCCCAAGTTGGATTTTGATTAATCCAAAGCATATCTTCACTCTTATCAAAACTAATGTTTAAATCAAAATTAACTTTTGTATCAGTAATTACTTCTAAATCTATAGAAAAAATTTCATCAACATAAGCCTTTTCGGTATATTCTTTTGTATTTAAAACCAAAGAACCTTGAGGGGTAGTATTGTATTGCTCAGGAACTTTTTCATCATAATTACTCTCATCGCTTGGTGCAATGGTATTATAAATTTGTTTTTCTTGTTCGTCTAAAGAATTATAATTTTTTTTTAAGTTATCATAATCTTGAAAAACACTACTTTCTTGAGCATATAAAGTTAAACTAAATAATAAAATCAAAAATACTTTAAAGGATTTTATCAATTTAAGAATCCTTTAAACATTTCTAATCCTATTTTTGAACCCAATATATCATCACAAACCCTCTCAGGA
The genomic region above belongs to Campylobacter peloridis LMG 23910 and contains:
- a CDS encoding rhodanese-like domain-containing protein; the protein is MKKIFLSLALCASFALAEVKNVNINAEILKNYQVIDVRKPSEWEQTGMIKEAIGISLYNENGSLNENFVEEVKKVSSEKPIAIVCRSGARSSQAATLLDQNGIDVTNLSGGMNALLLQGYETTK
- a CDS encoding rhodanese-like domain-containing protein; translation: MKNIAISKDILHDFCIIDVRTPSEWRSGVIKEAELIALCDDNGFMNENFIQEFQTKIDYKNKNIAFVCATGSRSKHTAIMIEDALGIECTNLDGGMVALLSQGYEATKKEG
- the htpG gene encoding molecular chaperone HtpG, producing the protein MQFQTEVNQLLQLMIHSLYSNKEIFLRELISNASDALDKLSYLSVSDDAYKNLKFEPKIQINFNQEAKTLTISDNGIGMNKEDLINNLGTIAKSGTKSFLENLSGDAKKDSQLIGQFGVGFYSAFMVADKIEVLSKKALDDKAYLWISDANGYEIEEANKDEQGTCITLHLKDEEFLNSYRIESIVEKYSNHIQFPIFMEKEEYLPLEEGEKEPKKELKNTQINTASALWRQNKASLKADDYERFYEQNFHDSNKPMLYIHTKAEGSIEYNSLFFIPAQAPFDLYRVDYKSGLKLYVKRVFISDDDKELLPTYLRFVRGIIDVEDLPLNVSREILQENKILKSVQEASVKKILAELKKFKEKDKENYLKFHENFGKVLKEGLYGFGENKDAIAKLLYFKNSNKEELIDLEEYKQNLAKDQNEIFYISGKNEKLLRNSPLLESYKQKNINVLLLDEEIDTIVMPMMNEFEGLKFSAINHLASEETSEEQKAEFASLLIKIKEVLKDEVEEVKLSQRLSNSPSCIVYDQNKPDFAMQQILKQMGQEQQVKPILEINPNHEILKALKDNDNLTTEMAHILLNMAKLSEGMGIDNPSEFNNALNKIVSKALEK
- the crcB gene encoding fluoride efflux transporter CrcB, which encodes MITILAIGFGGFLGAITRVLTSNFFNKIIPHDFPYGTLIVNIIGSFLMGLFFSYANSKGVNLLSKSIISTGFLSAFTTFSTFSYENLLFLQSGDYFHFFINVISNIALCLLAVWLGFLIFK
- a CDS encoding lysophospholipid acyltransferase family protein, encoding MKIYQRFKALIFWIEFIFSIIFLCIAFLLIQSQDKIWKLRKSWAKLQKYIINYKIQTQGTLNSKTNLLLINHQSLLDIVALEDLCPKNISWIAKKELGELPVFKTLIKKPKIICIDRSPKGLVKLLKEAKERLKENRILAIFPEGTRSKTQKLLKFKIGAKILSEKLNLNVQPVVIVDSAKILDTQRFSANSGILKIIFLDLVDTSKEDWLEQTRKKMQEILDKERLQA
- a CDS encoding SH3 domain-containing protein; translated protein: MIKSFKVFLILLFSLTLYAQESSVFQDYDNLKKNYNSLDEQEKQIYNTIAPSDESNYDEKVPEQYNTTPQGSLVLNTKEYTEKAYVDEIFSIDLEVITDTKVNFDLNISFDKSEDMLWINQNPTWEQKANSYYTKLWFEAKSINATLNKIIVSLSRNDHIFQSSALIVKPIIFEKINAPLSKYSHIVASNLEVKQVKASHFDNNNMILFIELLGEDTNLASFNIKGIEKQGVEAIKGNFEKQSGFYYAILDKSKTRFDFSYFDKSKKELKDFSLKIELKEDSISTQSDLNPKTNDFYFYKQVFLWSLCALFALWFVLKKSYIAFGLAILTLMASFLAQNNIYKAILKAESKVQILPTLNSTHFYSGKYQQEVEVLDSRDDYKKILFNNGKIGWVKSEDLSKI